The sequence below is a genomic window from Dermacentor andersoni chromosome 6, qqDerAnde1_hic_scaffold, whole genome shotgun sequence.
TACTACTCCCCAACATACATATACCAGGTAAACCAGGCCGTCTTATTGTTCCCGACATAAGAACACTCACAGAAAGCATCTGTCGTTACGTGTACACTATAATAAAATGTATTCGAGCCACATTTTTGTTCACGACATAGTAGACCTAAGCGTTCCTGTAGGTTCAGTTCTGTTGGCGGTCGATGTCATTTCCATCCGCACGAATATTCCCCACAGGAATCGCATCCTGGCTGTCTTCAGTGTAATAGCCATCATTGTAATAGCCCGACTGACAGGTCAACGCTCGAGATTACGCTGAAGTTTGTTCTGAAGTTTAACTCCAAGTTTAAGAGTTCTCATTATGTACAAATTAGTGGAACATCGGTGGGAACGAATGTAGGGCCTAACTATGCCAACGTCTTCATCACAGTGCTATAAGATGCATTTCTTAAGAGTGTACGAGTAAAATTAAGCTACTTTAAACTCTAGATCGCCGATATATTTATATTTGGACACATAACGAAAGAgtggtgctataacgtaaaactattccgaacttttctattccaattctaaaATCAGCGCTACACGATTTGTCAAGAAAGTTTTGGACCACTTCCACGACACCTGTCCGCCCCATAACGTCACGAAAATGACGAAAATGTCCCATTTGGTATGATATATGCACGCTGATTATAATTGAATATACCTAAGGAAAGAAACATAATTATTTCCCATTTGAAGACTTTTTTGTCATTAGCCCTCTGCTGTTGGTGAAGCCTTTTCGGgatgcgcccacttcgcctgtctctcaggCTATGTCACAAAACCGCTAAAAGTCATCGcctcaatgtgacgtgtacgcgctaCAGGCGCATTATAATGCCGAGCAAAACTGAAAAGtcatcgcaagctaagtaagggaaaacggaccaatcgcagacgccggtaccactaTTCTGATCCGGTTGtctgctttcactgtgctggctcggccccaccaaACCCTTTCCCCTTGAGTATGACTCTCGCCTCGTATTTGCCAATTATATAAGAAACACTGCTCAATGTACACGatgttattcgctttgaaagcaaaataaGTGTCCCACTTTCAACAAGGACAGCGTTTCATTGCGATTATCAAGCACCGCTGTGGACTAACACTGGGTGCTTCCGTAGgtggttgcgtaaatttgacgttaggagattTTACGTTATAGGTCCCCAGAACTCTCCACCTTCATAGGGGCATTCAACGCGGCACACCCAGCTAACAAATTCACCTTCATCTCACTCCCACCTTCATCTAGAGACTTGCTTGACGTCACTATTGATATTTCTGACGCACGCCTTATTACAAAACTCTACAAAAAGAGAAGTGATGATCACTAATTTCTTCATGTGGAAAGCAGCCACGTGCGTCATTGCAAGTCTGGGATTCCATATAGTCAAGCACAGCGCTTTAAACACATATGCTCCGAAGAAGACGATATTAATTATTATTGCAAGAACGTCAGACAGAAACTTCTCAACCGTGAAATCGAGGAAAGGTCAGCGATGATCCAAAACGCCTAGCAGCAAGACACAGCTCGAAGGACCTTCTAAAGGGCAGTAACGAGCGCAGTGGCTCGCAGTCGCATAATTTGATACTCGCGCATTCCGTGTCTGACTCAAAGGTCTCGGGAATTTTCCGTAAGCACTACAACATCCTTACCCAACGGGACAGGTTAAATGCCGTTTACCTGAGCCACTTGGTGTGGTGTATAAGTGCTGGAAAAACATAGGTGATATACTAGCGTCCTTAAATATCGCCACTTATAACCCGGCCGATTGCAGCCACTGCATTAAACCACTTTGTAAAGTCTGCCCTCGTATAACCCCTACATTGACTACATCCAGCTCAACCAGCCAATTCACGTTCCGAATAACGGCAGTTTCAACTGTGATTCGTGTAACGTAGTGTACTTGCTTGAGTGCGGTACTTGCCACATGCAATGCATAGGTCAGAGTGAAACGCGTTTCAGGACCCGGTTTAACACTCACACATCGTATGCCAAATCATAAACAAACCTATCACTCTCTAAACATGTTTACACGCCAAACTACTCACTTAACAATCTCCCAGTAAAACGACTTGAAGCTGAATACCGCACCACCCAGGACCACGAAATTCGTGAATTTTACATTATTCACAGATTTACTACTGTCTAGTCTGGAGTAGGTGaagacaaaggaaaaaaaagtgtcTAACGTTAGAATAAGCACAAGAATGCTTACCACACAATGTAATGCATCTATGATTTCGTCgctccttttccttttgtttatttttatttttcttcctttctgaaCATGTCCTTCTTctgatatgtatgtatatatatatatatatatatatatatatatatatatatatttacgtatatatatatatatcgacacgtgtacttatttatcctacTGTCAGTGTTAGCATTACACCCACGAAAATTATAGTTATTGCCCAGCACAAGACGCCCCTGCATTATTGAAACCAACTGGAATATTATCGGTGGTTGTCTGTGTTGTCTGTTTTCActgaaccttgtgcaatctgattgcatcCGCGAGATGAATTGTAAGGCACGCGGACACTAGCGATTACTCTAGAACCTTCAATGAAttatgtgtaaaagccgacgcgcttgaccggcagtaCAGAATTTGACGATCGCCctctgtgttcgccgctatcgttgttcttcgACAATAGCGTTTTTTGatagcacaggttcgcccaataagacgCTAGTTTCCTTATTCACAGTGCTGCTGATTTCTTCACCGTTACTACTACgttaataaattaaattatggggcttcacGTGACAAAACAACCATCTGATattgagacacgccgtagtgtggCACTGCAGAAATTTGTACctcctggggttctataacgtggACCCAAATCTAAGGAGAAAGCTATCtgcgcatttcgccctcatcgaaattcTGCGGCCGTAGCCGGCATGGAATCCTGCGATCTCATGCCTCGAGCTgcgcagcccaacatcatagcctaTGAGCAACCACGACGGATAATTTGCggttaaacacacacacacacacacacccatatatatatatatatatatatatatacatagtgtGTGACACGCTGACGACAAAGATATTTTAATCATCTTCgaaagaagacgatgttctggtcttcgcgcgctgtctaccatcttgtgagctgctataattattgtaaGTATTCTGTAAttacacgtctgactgtttttaacccgtaacatttttggtggaggtttcGGAATCATTATCAAGAAGGATTTACGCAGCGGActctccttggctgcatctacaatgacAGCTCAAGGTGAGGATGCTTCGGGTCGGTCGGCagccacgcccaccgtcattctagcaccgacgacactgatattgaagactggcttcaactatatgagcgggtgagcgccagcaaccactgggaccagaccatcgcgctcgctaatttgatattttacctcgtgggcatggcacgcgtctggtttcagacccacgaggagaaacttaccagctgggacatttgtaaacagaaactCAGATTtttttggcaagcctgttggacgtcagccCGCCGCCCAAGAAGACCTCGCTTcacgtgtccagacgtgcactgaatcctatctcacgtacatccaggacgtgctcgctctgtgccgcaaagtggatccgaagatgtccgaacctgataaggttgcacatgtcattaagggcatagcagatgatgccttccatctccttctcttcaagaattcttccaccgTGCAAGCAatcattaccgaatgccggcggtttgaagaagccaagagtcgccacattgcccagccatttccctgccttcccaacacggctgctacgtccacctgcgaagacctccgcggTCCGCTCACGCCCAATCGCTCTGAGGACATCCTCCATGTCATCCGaagtgaaatagaagccgcaccTCCTGTCACGACCCAAACCCATGGCCCTGACAATGGCCAGGCGACAGTCTCATTGATACAGTCtgtcgtgcgccaagaattggccaacgcTGGCTTCACCAACCTCTGCACAGctaatcggcctgactacactccgtccagcactgtcacACGCACCCGCaacctgaatgccccaacgcggtatcgcaacccggccaAATGGCGTATTACAGACGACcgccctatatgcttcacttgtggccgtatcggccatattacACGTCACTGCTGGTCTTCGCGGAATTCGACCCCCTGGTCCTACTACCCATACCACGGCCCTCATGGTGCTCCTCGGTtcgccccgcaaacgcagccagcaaatcctggcgacacttctcttcctacccgctctagccgctctccttcgccacgtcacCGCTTCTCCCTATCGCCGCCATCTCACCGATCActgtcccctagctccttccagCGCACCATTCCGGAAAAccaacgggtgcagcacctggaggtaaTGCTGCCAAACCGACTCGACACAAAAATCCTCtgttgaccttgcccacacatcggaacctcattaacgtgaacgtggatggtgtacctgttactgctctgattgacactggcgcgcacgtatctatGATGAACGCTCAGCTTCTCAAGAAAtatctcaagaaagtcctcactcctgcccctttccctgtggtccaagtcgccgacggtggtacaccagccgttattggtaTGTGTCCGGCTCAAGTGAGTGtagccggacatcatacttctgttttattttatgtactagagcactgccctcacgacctcaccCTGGgtcttgactttctgtctacacattccgctttgacaGACTGTTcggctggtgttgtgcaactcgctctacctgctgctattaaCCCTACCGATAGTGCTCCGGTACGGCTATGTTAGACAGAGCATAGTCGTCTCCCTCACCGTGCCTTTACGTACATAGGTGCCTCCCgcgttccacctccaccagacggtgactacagcgtatctcctaatccggatgttctgctctcgcataacgtcgcttttcctcgcACCGTCGTTAAcatttcggacaacacgtcctgccttccgcttttaaactttggactctgtacacaagtactctTGCGCAGAATATctctggcgcaaataacgcctgCCAGAGACTGctacatttcggctttaacttgtgacaactcctcgtgttcaactcttgcttcgccccctgtcccttcaaTCTTGAATGACCTAACAAAAGTTATTGTTCCCGACCttccttacttgagccctaaccctcagccacgtccctctttacccttccccctttcaataaagtttattaccaccaccaccaccaccgaccTTCCTTCCTCCctagcgtgctcaagaactatgTTGCCTCCTTGCCgaatactgggacatattcgaccttggagaacgccctcaaggacaaacatctgtcgtaaaacatcgaataaacaccggtgatgcgagcccgatccatcggcgaccctaccgcgtctcgcctacaTAGCGACATATCATTCAACACGAAGTtaacaagatgctttctcgatacatcatcgaaccttcttgcagcccatgggcatcccctgttgtactattTAAAAGGAAGGATAAGAGTTGGCAATTTCGCGTCAAATATttacacctcaacaaggtaacaaagaaagacgtctatccgctaaccacgcattgacgatgccctggattgcctgcatggagcacaatatttgtcacccatcgaccttcgctccggctactggccaATTGCCTTCGATGAAACGAACCGCgtgaagacagcttttattactcccgatggcccgTATCAGTTCGAAATGATGCCTTtcggcttatgtaatgccccggccacatttgaacgaatgatagacgccctcctacatggtttcaagtggtccatgtGCCTCTGTTcactggacgacgtgatcgttttttctacgacttttgcgacacacctcgaacgcctgcAGGCGATCCTGTCTGTTTTcagtcaggcggggctacaactaaattcgtccaatTGCCACTTtggtcgtcgtgaaatttctgtgctcgggcatctcgtcgattcttttGGTGTAtgccctgatcacgataaaatacgggccGTCAAAggctttcccgtgccaacatgtgccaaggatgttcgcagcttcttgggcttTTGcacctacttccgtcggtttgtccgaaattttgcgaacgctGCCCGCCCTCTCAAtgagctcctcaagaaagacgctgcattcatttggggccctgagcaagctcgtgctttcaccgagctgattgggctgcctACGTCGCCGCCCATTTTccctcactttgatgcgtcagctccaacagaagtccgtaccaatgccagtggccatggtattggagctatcttggcacagaaacaacaatggcGAGAACGTggtattgcctacgccagccgccttctttcctctgtggagagcaattattctatcaccgaacgcgggtgtctggctctcgtttgggcagtgggtaaattccacCCTTAtgtgtacggccgccaattcacagtgaTCACTGATCACCGCGCTCTGTGttcgctttcgtccctcaaagatccttcagggcgccttgccCGCTGTGCTCTGCGcctccaagaatacaactattcagatgtatacaagaccggccggttacatcaagatgcggactgcttgtcgtgccatcctgtcgaccctcctgacgtttctgcggccggcatacctgtcaccattctctttctggctgcttttcgcggcATTGGAGCCCAACAATGTCGGGACACCTCCTTGATGACGCCTCCAGCCTGACACGCTATGGGGCTAGAGCTCTGGACAAGGAAAGAGGAGAATGATTGCATCCTTCGTCAAAAGGAAATTGAACTCCAGCACCGGAGGCTGGAGTATGATGAGAGGCGTCTGGCGTTGGAAGAAAAAAAGGTCGCTCTGTTTGAGGAGAGACTTGAAAGACTGGAAACCCAGTGTAAGAACAATAATGAATGTATGCTTGAAAACATAAAAAATATGCTCGAGCAGCATGAAAACAAAATGCTGAGCCTCCTCCAACAGCACAGCTCATAAGTTCAGCTAGTAGGTGTGCATTCATCTTTCAATGAGGCTCTGCAGAGAGACACGCACGAGTGTCTTTGTCATTCCATGCCTGTCTTTCTATGGCACTGTTTTGAAAAATGCATGAAATAAAGTGCTTCTGCTGTGTTGAAGAAACCCTAGTCAGTGTTGTGGCCTCAAATATTCCTCCAGCTGCGGGGGTTCCACTCCAACATATTCCGAGACCTGCGAACCGTACATGCAGGTGTGACAGTTCGCAAGAATAGCACCAACTTTATACATAAACGAGACATCTTGCTGGCGCAACTTCTGATTTTTTCTAAAATCTAGAAAAGCAAACAACCCTGCTATTTTTCTGAAGCCCCACTCAACTGCCTGCCTCACAGTGCTCATCCTTTTGTTAAAGGCAAGCTGCTGCACGGTAAGGCTAGACCCGCCATAAGGCTTTAGTAGCAAAGGTCGTAAGGGGTAGGCCGGATCACCGTAGAGGCAAAAACTTCGTCCTTTCACAAGCTGCTCAAGTTTCTGGTACGTCTTGCTGCTTCGAAGCATACCTGTAATGATAGCACACAGAAACATTTTACTAATTGGGATCACATCTGATAGCTTTTAGTAAATTCTTGCAAAGAGCGTGTGTAGCTTGGTTACCATTAAGTGCACACACATGCTGAGGAAACTGCTTTCTGCATAGTTTTTTTATGTACATTTATTTATGCAACAAGACTAGGTTTAAGATATTTCATCTAAATAATTTAACAGGGTTCTACCACAGTATCTGACAATCAGACTTGGATATTTCCTCTGTTCCTTAGTGAATGAATGCTCTTTCATGGGTATTATTCCTCATGTAAATGTGCGATTCTCTGTAAACATGTGTGCTTACAAAGAAAACCAGCCTATGGCACAAGTGTTAATCGGGACATGCCATTATTTTAACATGTTCACCTTGCTAGGATTGATATAACCACTTTCTTGCACCCACATTGTTTTATTGCCATGTGGTTCAATACCTATTTATTTCACTGACCACCTGTACATACAACACCTAACCATTAGAATACTCGCATTCAATTATAATATTATAACAGCAGCAGAGCCTCTTCAGTGTGTCACAGCATTAGTGTACCATCAATTACTCACCTGTTGAAATATAATCTTGGAACTATGCTGTTCATATCATTGAATCATCTTTACACCACGATGCATATTTTTcattgttcttcacatcactcTCGCTACATTGTCAGAAAATTTTGAATCCTCTACCATCTCACCATAAACACTGGTCATAAGGTAGTACACTTGAAAACATTGTTTAAAATTTCCTTTATTATACGGTTGTTTTTGCAATTTTTCCTTATTTTGTCCCTGTGATACAAGTTCACAGCTATTTCACAATTACTCTAAAATTTGATAACAGTTCCCAGACAGCCTTGTGCTCTCAGACCTGTTTTAGTACATTTATTATACTGTTGTTTCCTGCTCCGAATCTAAAAAAAACTTGCGTTAGGTCTGCACTTAGACATTACACACAAGCGGATCGTTTGCTGTTTCCTCCAAGCAACATGGAAAGCTTGCACCTTGTCTGGTATACGTGTGACTGTATGCGTGTTAGTCTGAGTCACCTTATGCAGCAATTAGCGGTATATACTGACGATCATCAGCACCGTGAACTTGCCTGCATCGTGACGACTGCCCACGTATGTGCCGTTCAACTGGCAGATGATACCATTGGGGCACATGATGGCCTCATATTTCAAAGCATGAAATCGTTTGTGCCCAGAGAAAAAGAGCTTTTGGACCCTTGATGGTCGGCAAATGGCCCGTGCAGTACCATCGATGAAGCCCCAACACTTCTGTAGCGGCGCCCCTTTGGAATACATGGCCTGCAAATAAACATTGGGTGAGTAGACCGCACACTGATACAGTACCGAGAGCGTACCTGAGAAAAGTCTTCCAATTTGGCGAGATCCAACCAGGAGTGATTATTTGCATATTGAAGAAGGTACCCACCCAAAGGTGCTCGCAATGTGGGCGAGCACCGCATTTGTCGCCGACGAAATCACAGAGTAATGTCGTCCGAAGAGCGACTCCAGTTCGCGCTGCCTGTTTGGATATGCCAGACGCCGCAGAGTTAAGCAATGACTCTCGTCTCCTGGAATTTTGACGCACTGCGGTGTAGACAAAACTTCTGGCAGTCGTAGTGCACTCTGCAGCCTTCGCAAATCATCTTGCTCGAAACGAAAATATGTCCGGAATTGTCCGCTGTCCATCCTGTCAATGTTCAGGTAGCCGTGGGCTGACAGTGGTTCTCGCCGCGTGTATTGAAGCACTTCGAGGCACAGCAAATCTTCTATTTCAGACCACTTCAACGTGGACATGAGGAAAGGGTCCTATAATACACTCTTCAGTGACATTGCTTGTCGTGCGAACGCGAACCACTTAACGAGGCAGCCCAGATTCCACAAAAACTTTGCCACCGCATGTGCACCTGTCAACAAGGCTGTCAACAAGGCTTGGACTGGATCCGGAACACACTCGATGACTCTCACGAAGTCGGCGCATTATTTTTCACTCTGAAACCTGCAGCACTAGCAGcgccaaggcgcggctactccgaacagaaaaacagcgccgacacacattgcgcgggatatttcgaatctgactgcagaaataatcctactgaaattgtcgctaCGGCCCACTGCCTTGATGATCACGGCTGAATTATTCTTTTCTCTATTTGGCTCATTTCAGATATGGGTGTATTTAAACACTCCCAATTTCCCGTACGCtaccgttattccttgaaaacccccattttacaaccgcaatgccccttcaaatggggtcgggggtataataatggttctagcttattttacttcttctcgtgggagtactcattttaagctagggggaaaaatggcatatcaactgttaaaacgcccatatgggctcatttgtgtt
It includes:
- the LOC140219099 gene encoding uncharacterized protein, with amino-acid sequence MGDQELSKKGCLEQEPTALQGKQQVQPETSPVRLLLIINAPIQLAHMAMYSKGAPLQKCWGFIDGTARAICRPSRVQKLFFSGHKRFHALKYEAIMCPNGIICQLNGTYVGSRHDAGMLRSSKTYQKLEQLVKGRSFCLYGDPAYPLRPLLLKPYGGSSLTVQQLAFNKRMSTVRQAVEWGFRKIAGLFAFLDFRKNQKLRQQDVSFMYKVGAILANCHTCMYGSQVSEYVGVEPPQLEEYLRPQH